A window of the Mucilaginibacter sp. cycad4 genome harbors these coding sequences:
- a CDS encoding YifB family Mg chelatase-like AAA ATPase translates to MLVKTFGSAVYGIQAITITVEVNIASGTKYFIVGLPDVAVKESYFRIESALKNCGFRMPRQQVVVNMAPADIKKEGSSYDLTIATGVLAASGQIEPETLDKFIIMGELSLDGSLQPIKGALPIAIQARKDGFKGFILPKQNAREAAIVNDLEVYGVESIKDVVGFFNGTSELKPEIVNTREEFYDSLCNYDSDFSEVKGQENIKRALEIAAAGGHNVILIGPPGAGKTMLARRLPSILPPLSLYESLETTKIHSVAGKLAAADALVTIRPFRSPHHTISDVALVGGGSNPAPGEISLAHNGVLFLDELPEFKRSALEVMRQPLEERRVTISRAKFTVDYPSSFMLVASMNPCPCGYYNHPEKECICPPGMVQKYLSKISGPLLDRIDLHVEVTPVNFSELSSDRPAEKSELIRERVIRAREIQVERFGNRPDLHANAQMSPQMVRDQCKINAAGQTLLKKAMEKLGLSARAYDRILKVSRTIADLSGSEEIKLEHLAEAIHFRSLDREGWAG, encoded by the coding sequence GTGTTGGTTAAAACTTTTGGAAGCGCGGTTTATGGGATACAAGCTATTACCATAACAGTTGAGGTGAATATAGCATCGGGTACCAAGTATTTTATTGTAGGCCTGCCCGATGTAGCTGTTAAAGAAAGCTATTTCAGGATAGAATCGGCACTGAAAAACTGCGGTTTCAGAATGCCCCGCCAACAGGTGGTGGTTAATATGGCTCCTGCCGATATCAAAAAGGAGGGTTCATCATATGACCTTACCATCGCCACCGGTGTACTGGCGGCATCCGGCCAGATAGAACCCGAAACACTTGATAAATTTATCATCATGGGCGAGCTTTCGCTTGATGGGAGCCTGCAGCCAATAAAAGGGGCTTTGCCCATAGCTATACAAGCCCGTAAAGATGGCTTTAAAGGTTTTATCCTCCCTAAACAAAACGCCCGCGAAGCAGCCATTGTAAACGACCTTGAAGTTTATGGTGTTGAAAGCATTAAAGACGTTGTTGGCTTTTTCAACGGTACCTCCGAGCTTAAGCCCGAAATAGTAAACACCCGTGAAGAATTTTATGACAGCCTCTGCAATTACGATAGCGATTTCAGCGAGGTAAAAGGCCAGGAAAACATCAAGCGCGCATTAGAGATTGCTGCAGCGGGCGGCCATAATGTGATACTGATCGGTCCGCCGGGAGCCGGTAAAACTATGCTGGCCCGGAGGCTGCCATCTATTTTACCGCCATTGAGTTTATATGAATCATTAGAGACCACCAAAATCCATTCAGTGGCCGGCAAACTTGCCGCCGCCGATGCGCTGGTAACCATTCGCCCGTTCAGGAGCCCTCACCATACCATCAGCGATGTAGCTTTAGTAGGAGGGGGAAGCAATCCTGCCCCCGGTGAAATTTCTTTGGCACATAACGGCGTTTTGTTTTTAGATGAACTGCCTGAGTTTAAACGCAGCGCGCTTGAAGTAATGCGCCAGCCGTTGGAAGAACGCCGGGTAACCATATCGCGGGCTAAATTTACGGTTGACTATCCCAGCAGCTTCATGTTGGTGGCAAGTATGAACCCATGCCCCTGCGGATATTATAATCACCCGGAAAAAGAATGCATCTGCCCGCCTGGCATGGTACAAAAATACCTTAGTAAAATTTCGGGCCCGCTGCTGGACAGGATTGACCTGCACGTGGAAGTAACACCTGTTAATTTCAGCGAGCTGTCGTCTGACCGGCCGGCCGAAAAAAGCGAGCTCATCCGTGAGCGGGTGATCAGGGCAAGGGAAATCCAGGTGGAGCGTTTCGGCAACCGTCCCGATCTGCATGCCAACGCCCAGATGAGCCCGCAAATGGTTCGCGACCAGTGCAAGATCAACGCAGCCGGTCAAACCCTGCTCAAAAAAGCCATGGAAAAACTTGGCCTCTCGGCAAGGGCTTATGACCGCATTCTTAAAGTATCACGTACTATCGCTGATCTTTCCGGGAGTGAGGAAATTAAGCTGGAGCATTTGGCGGAGGCTATTCATTTCAGGAGTTTGGATAGAGAGGGTTGGGCAGGGTAG
- a CDS encoding outer membrane beta-barrel protein, translating to MDRKHTYQLNKKTQIIAGLNTQWQQINNNFVTSRLVQNYFFLLPTIRIEAYGISLNYERRVNQPGISSLQPITIVYSPLYSYTGNPNLVPSISNNYNYNFFKYWENSQFGIYSNGSVYSQKNMAVTQQTIRSDGAQTNTTVNRDGRPNYNFSVGIFNRVKTNKDWQLNSSTSFYGNYYQSFNLLNDVEGWQNTFTYGVRENINANWKDKVELFTGFGFNQSKTKYHYDDFRNVNVGTCSVSNSLIVRFPKKIVWETRQEFNYNSQVAAGFKKGVNVVSSSLALQMLKKDRGELKLSVYDLFNQNVSVYRYINTNSVNDVQNNTLKRYFMVTYSVKFNKLSTK from the coding sequence GTGGACAGAAAACATACCTATCAGCTTAATAAAAAAACGCAGATCATAGCGGGGCTTAATACGCAATGGCAGCAAATCAATAACAACTTCGTAACCAGCAGGCTTGTTCAGAATTATTTTTTTCTGCTGCCAACTATCCGTATCGAAGCTTATGGAATATCGCTTAATTACGAACGCCGGGTTAATCAGCCGGGGATATCAAGCCTGCAGCCCATTACGATAGTTTACAGCCCCTTGTACAGTTATACAGGTAACCCTAACCTGGTACCCAGTATAAGTAACAACTATAATTATAACTTTTTTAAGTATTGGGAAAATAGTCAATTTGGTATTTACTCAAACGGCAGTGTATACTCGCAAAAAAACATGGCCGTTACGCAACAAACCATTCGCTCAGACGGGGCGCAGACTAACACAACTGTTAACCGCGACGGCAGGCCGAACTATAATTTTTCGGTGGGGATTTTTAACAGAGTTAAAACGAACAAAGACTGGCAGCTTAATTCCTCAACCAGTTTTTACGGCAATTATTACCAAAGCTTTAACCTTCTAAATGACGTGGAAGGCTGGCAAAATACCTTTACATATGGAGTACGTGAAAACATAAACGCTAACTGGAAAGATAAGGTAGAACTATTTACAGGTTTTGGATTTAACCAGTCAAAAACCAAATATCATTATGACGATTTCAGGAATGTAAACGTTGGCACCTGTAGTGTAAGCAATAGCCTGATAGTGAGGTTCCCTAAAAAAATTGTTTGGGAAACCAGGCAGGAGTTTAATTATAACAGCCAGGTTGCGGCAGGCTTTAAAAAAGGGGTTAACGTAGTGAGTTCGTCCCTGGCCCTGCAAATGCTTAAAAAAGACCGCGGGGAATTGAAGCTTTCCGTTTATGATCTCTTTAATCAAAACGTGAGCGTGTACCGTTACATTAACACCAATTCGGTTAACGATGTACAGAATAATACATTGAAGCGATATTTTATGGTTACCTACAGTGTCAAGTTTAATAAGTTAAGCACTAAATAA
- a CDS encoding carboxypeptidase regulatory-like domain-containing protein has translation MKTILLSLILLCLFLGSFAQKATIKGKVTDSLNKQPLELSTVAVVDLKDTSLIAYSLSKKNGDFELQRLPVDKQVRLVISYAGYQSYIHNFNFKKGDVIDLGNVTLNSKMLNEVVVRAERIPVKMKKDTIEFDAAAFKTRPNAAVEELLKKLPGVQIDGDGSITVNGKQVSKLLIDGKQFFGSDPKIATKNLDAAIVAQVQVYDDRENDPDHLVSETQVQKIINIKLKKAIKKSIFGKVFGGVGSRDRYEAGGLFNMFRDTLQVSLIGLSNNLNHTAFSREDLNAQGGFDRSGGNTSFNGGRNWGGGIEKITSGGFNINQNYGEKLKLNLQYFYTQRNNVNESANFQQQFLKDTTLLTRSTNSRISNNYVHTLSGLVEWKPDTIRNLRYNPSLNYNSNSNTATSSGNTSNNFDMPVNQSVSNSWGDGHSTQFNQSFYFHKRSRNKSKESFTISHNLSISPNHNNNFNNNDVVNYQRPELSDSLQRLSVRTSNNASGNLDFSYRYPLTKKLFVDITTSGIYNKTSDQVFTYDRKTGGFDSLITNQSSNLKRDQWTENIPISLIKKRRS, from the coding sequence ATGAAAACAATCCTTCTTTCGTTAATACTGTTATGCCTGTTTTTGGGGTCCTTTGCCCAAAAGGCCACAATAAAAGGTAAAGTCACCGACTCCCTGAATAAGCAGCCTCTTGAATTGAGTACCGTTGCCGTTGTCGACCTGAAAGATACCTCGCTTATAGCTTATTCACTCAGTAAAAAGAATGGAGATTTTGAATTACAGCGCCTCCCTGTTGATAAACAGGTCCGCCTGGTTATTTCCTATGCCGGGTATCAAAGCTATATCCACAATTTTAATTTTAAAAAAGGCGATGTAATTGATCTGGGCAACGTTACCCTCAACAGTAAGATGCTTAACGAAGTTGTGGTGCGTGCAGAACGGATCCCTGTCAAAATGAAAAAGGACACTATCGAGTTTGATGCCGCGGCCTTCAAAACCCGGCCCAATGCCGCCGTTGAGGAATTGCTAAAAAAGCTTCCCGGCGTACAAATAGATGGCGATGGTTCCATCACCGTTAACGGAAAACAGGTGAGCAAGCTATTGATAGATGGCAAACAGTTTTTTGGCTCCGACCCCAAGATTGCCACCAAAAATTTGGACGCGGCCATTGTTGCCCAGGTACAGGTTTATGACGACCGGGAGAATGACCCCGATCACCTCGTGAGCGAAACCCAGGTACAGAAGATCATTAACATCAAACTCAAAAAGGCAATTAAAAAGAGCATTTTTGGCAAGGTATTCGGTGGTGTGGGCTCGCGCGACAGGTATGAAGCCGGCGGGCTGTTCAATATGTTTCGGGATACGTTGCAGGTAAGTCTTATCGGGTTGAGCAATAACCTTAACCATACTGCCTTTTCGCGCGAGGACCTCAATGCGCAGGGTGGTTTTGACCGCAGCGGGGGTAATACCTCCTTTAACGGTGGTCGAAACTGGGGCGGCGGTATTGAAAAGATCACCTCGGGAGGCTTTAACATCAACCAAAATTATGGCGAGAAACTAAAGCTCAACCTGCAGTACTTTTATACGCAGCGTAATAATGTAAACGAGTCGGCCAATTTTCAACAGCAGTTTCTGAAGGATACTACGCTGTTAACCCGATCCACAAACAGTAGAATCTCTAACAACTATGTACACACTTTAAGTGGTCTTGTGGAGTGGAAGCCCGACACCATCCGGAACCTGCGCTATAACCCGTCGTTAAATTATAACTCCAATAGCAATACTGCTACATCAAGCGGCAACACGTCAAACAATTTTGATATGCCGGTAAACCAGTCGGTATCCAATTCATGGGGTGATGGCCATTCAACACAGTTTAACCAAAGCTTTTATTTTCATAAACGTTCCAGAAACAAAAGCAAGGAGTCGTTCACCATATCGCATAACCTGAGCATCAGCCCTAATCATAATAACAATTTCAATAATAATGATGTGGTTAATTACCAACGCCCCGAACTATCCGACAGCCTGCAACGGTTGTCGGTACGTACATCAAACAATGCTTCGGGCAATCTCGATTTCAGCTACCGATACCCATTAACCAAAAAGCTTTTTGTTGATATCACCACATCGGGCATATATAACAAAACCAGCGACCAGGTTTTCACCTACGACCGCAAAACAGGCGGCTTTGATTCGCTAATCACCAATCAGAGCTCCAACCTTAAACGCGATCAGTGGACAGAAAACATACCTATCAGCTTAATAAAAAAACGCAGATCATAG